The genome window ACAAAGTATCATTGTTTTACGGTTCCTTGCTATCATCTGTCTTTCCCATTTCTTTTTCCCTTTAAGGTTCTTTAACTTTCGAACATGATGAACTTCCATTGAACCTTCTTCAGCCTTACACCATTCACATTGATTAGCCATCAACCTTTGAATAAGCGATGTTCGGGATTGGTATGATACTTCCGAAGGAAGTTTTTCTATATCCTTTTTAGTTATAGGAGCTTTATTCCTACGAAATCCCTTATCATAAAGCACTTCCGTTTTCTTACCGGACTTTGTCATATAACTGACTTGGAATATTCCGTTCACCATAAATTTTCGTTTAGCTTTACTTAAGGTCGTACGGTACTTATTTGCTAAGGTTTTATACATAGAATATTCAAGGAGATACTTATAACTATTTAAGTGGCACACATTCACTGCCAGTTGATAATATTGATAGGTTCCACGTATTTGGGCGTTATAGTTCCTTAAAATCTCAAGAGGAACCAATTTAATTAATTCTGGACGATGCATTGGTTTCCATTTTCCTGTCTTTTGGTTGACCTTTATTGCCCCTTTTTTAAATAAGCGACTATAAACAAGATCAGTAGGCATATATAGTTCGCACTTTAACGAAAATGCTCTTGTTTTTATTCCATCACTTCGTCGTTTAGAGTGAAAATCTCGCCCAACTTTAACGTCATAACCTAAAAATCGAGCCTTATGCCTCGTATTTGTTATAAGTGTTTTCTCTTCAGATAACGTTAGCTTAAGTTCAGATTTCAAGAAATTAGCGATGTCTTTTTTTGCTCTGTACGCATCTTCCTTACTCCCGATGACTCCTATTAGAAAGTCATCTGCGTATCTCACATATTGAATTCGTTTGTAGTTTTCATCCATTGGATACCTTTGAGGAATGCGTTCTCTTTCAGCTAATAACTTTCGCAATGTAATAGCTAACTCTTTTTCCTGTATTTCATCTTTCCCCTTAGCTTCCCATAATTCTTTCCTAGCCTTTTTTATCTGATGATTTATTCTAGAATAGGCTGGGTTTGTCTTTTTAGCCTTCCCTACATCAAAAGTTGACTTATACCTACTCATAAAGTTGTCTAATTCATTTAGATAGATATTTGCTAATAGAGGGCTAAGAATACCACCTTGTGGTGTACCACTAAACGTCTTATGGAACTTCCAATCTTCCAAGTAACCAGCTCTAAGAAACTTCCATATAAGCGAAATAAATTGTTCATCATCAACCCTCTTCCTTAGGATATTGATAAGAATATGATGATTAATATTGTCAAAAAAGCCTTCAATATCACCTTCGATGAACCATCTGCTCCCCGTAAATGTGCCTTTAACCTGAATCAGAGCTGTATGGCAGCTCTTTTCAGGGCGAAAGCCATGAGAGAACTTACTAAAAGTTGGTTCATAGATGGATTCTAATAGGTTTTTGATGACCTCTTGAACTAATTTATCTTCTACTGAAGGTATGCCTAATGGACGCTTTTTTCCATTTTTCTTTGGAATATAAACTCTTCTTACTGGTTGTGGCTGATAAGAAAAATCTCGTAATTTATCGACTAACCCTGAGATTCTTTTTGTAGACATTCCGTCAATGGTCTTTCCATCTGTTCCAGCAGTCATGTTTCCTTCGCTGGCGTATATGTTTTGATAGGCATCAAGGAAAAATAATGGATTATACAGATTTCGATATAACTTCTTGTATTTATATCCTGCTTTGTTACTGTGAGATGCTAGATTTTCTAATACGATTTTTGGGCTTCGCAAGAGCCTCACGCCCCTTCCCAATTTAATATTAGTCGAAAAGACTGTTCTCCTTCGCCTTGTACGAGGCTTTCCCTCGCTCTGACTACTACGAGAACTCCGTTACCATATTGGATTTTCATGAGCCACATACCTTGCTTTTTACACTTGGTATCATCCTCAATAGCCTCCTTACGAGGCGCTCCAGGTTAGGTAATCCCCATTTAGTACATATAGAGACTAGACTCGTTATGATGTCGGATGCCACTTTCGTCCGTTACTTGTTATTCAAGTTAGTCAGTCGTTGGTCTGCCATACGTATTACGTATGTTCAATGGAAACTTCGGCAACATTTCCATTCTTTGACTGCGAAGCGTTTCAATGACCCTTCACTTCGGGCGACGATACTCCACTTTGGACTATGGTTGAAGCAGTTTAGCCTTCATCCTTGTTCACAACATTTTTTACCTTGCCACTCAGTCGTACCTAGGTCATTTTGGTAACTTAGGGCTTTCCTTGCATGCTCTGGTCCCCTCCGGGTTTCCCCTTGTAGGTAAGCAAGGTGGTAACTGGGTTAAGCACAGACTCCCATCTCTTGTCTAAGGAGATTCTCTATATGCCCGTATGGGCGCACCCCAAATTCATCCAGCAAAAACACCACTTCACGATGACACTTGTTTCCTTTAGCCAGTGATGCATTTTTGGCTAATACATAATACAGTTGACGTACGAAAATAGAGGCAATCACATGATTACTAGAATCATAGTCAGGTGTAACCATAAAGATCGCAATTGGCTTTGTAAAATACGTCACTTCACTTACGTGGATGTCCGGATGTTGCTTCTCTACACAAAAAGAGGCCGTTCCTTTTTTTCGGTCTATGTTATAGACCGACACAACCGTTTCATTTTTATGATCGGTGACAATCTGGTCGTTCACCTTTTCAGCAATACGGATCTCATTTTCTTTTGGCTTAATCTCACTTGTAAAATTGAGTTCAAATAAGCCTTTGGCATCCGTCTTAATACTTTCCACTTTCCCATCGGGAAAGGTAACCTCTAGACGCGTAAGAGGCATAGCTTTTCCTTTCAGGGTTTTCCCAAAGCCTACGCGCTTTAAATCCACACTATTTTTAGCCGTCATTTTCGCAATTTCGTCAAACGTAAAAATAGACAATCCATTCATTGTTTGGGTAAAGATCCCGCCTCGTGTAGTGCCTTTCGAGAAGTTCGATGTCGCATATTGCATTTTCGCGACGCTATTTGTTGGTAACTCATCAAAGTACATATCTAAAGCATTTTGTGTATTTCCTTTTTTATCAATCACGACTTCTTTCGATCCTAGCTCTGACAACATGTTCGCTACGGTGTACATTGTAATCTTTTCTTCTGTTTTTTCCTTAATGCACTTATCTGTTACGGCTAAAATCATGGCATTACATAGACTCATCGCACATTGTTGCCAAAAGGGATCTTTCGCATTTGGATTGTAGTAAAGCGTGTAGGATAGTGTGTTACAAAGTGCCTGGGCAGTTGAATAATCTCCGTCTTTATACGTTTCTTTAATCATTTCCAACAAGTTATAGCTCATGGATTCTAAGGGATTTAACAAGTTCAACACCTCAATGTGATAACCCCTTTTTTCAAGCGTTTCTTTGGATGCTGCGAGCAGCTCAGCTTTAGGATCATTGAGGATTAGTGACGGCTGTTTTTCAGCTCTTGAATACACATCAATGGCTGGAATGACAAAGGTTTCTCCTTTTCCTGATCGTGTAATCCCAATAATGAGATTATTTACCGGTGTATCATCAATTAATAAATGACTACGGCTCGTAAATAGTTGATGTGCTTTGACCAATTTATCCATCCCTTTTAACTTTTGATAGTCGTGCCAGTTATAAATAAGATTGCGCGTTTTGATACGAGAGATTGGTACACCACCTCCGCCTGGATAATGTTCCGTTTTCTCGGGTACTTTTCGATATTGTTTTTGAAGCTCTCGACGTGTTGTAAAGCGTCCCGATCCTTTTTGGTTTTGATTTAAATCTTTAAAATTAGAACGTACATCATACGTTAATTTGGCTGTCAATAAGCAGGAGATGAGTACCATCATGCAGTAAATGGCTGCATACTGATGGGTGTTCATTTGCCATAAAAACGAGAGAGACAAATGAAACGGCTGCGGATCAAACACATCACTAAATGTGGTTTGAATAAGACTTCGCAGCGTATTGAATAAAAAGTTTAAAATCAGAAAAATAAGCACAAAAAAACAAGCACTTAAAGGAATAAGCACTTGTTTCTCAGCTATGATATATTTGATAGATTTAGTAGGTTGCATGCTGTACCTCCTGTTGCACATGAGTTGACAGTGGAATCACATACGATGAGCTAGGTGTAAACAAAAAATGCGATTGATCTCTAGCCTCATACTCTTGTTGAAGGTAATGAAAAGCTGTCTTGATGTCCCAACTGACCTCTTTCATATCCTCTTCAGTCACGATATACGCTTGATTTCGGATAAACTCCTCTCTCTCTTGATGAGTAAGTACTGATAATTCTAGAGGCGGTAACTTAGGCTTTATACATACTCTAAACTTATATGCGTGTTTGAGAAAATCATCATTAATCGTGATTGAATCAGCATTTTTGAAAATAACTACCATGTGATCTTTCAGAAGAATAATACTGTTTACACTGTTCGCAATCCGTTGGGCATGAAGAGGAGTCGTATGGAACGTTCCCAACTCTAATTCTAAAAAGAGATCCTCATGTCCATATTCGACACCCACCACAAAAGAGTGTCGCTGATTCTTTGTTGTGCTCTGATTGAACATTCTTTTCATCCTTTCTTTAAACTGGAATTAATTCATCCTCCAAATGATAAAGGAGTTGCAACTCCACGTACGATGTCTGGATGCTTGATGGCTATATATATATAATCACTCCCAATAAAAAAGATACCGTGAAACCCATGTATTTTCTCATCCTAGCTGCCTCCTCTTTTCCTTATATATTTTTCATGGTATCTTCTTGTTTCTTTTGTTGGTCGGCTAGAGATTTAATTTTCTCCTCGTCTTTGTGATCTTTCTTATCTTCCTCCTCCATCTGTTTTTTCGTTGATTCTAATTCTTTTTTGGCTTTTTCATACGCAACAATTTTTTGATTCAAGTCTTGATTCTGAATGTGAGCTGCCTCTTCTTTTGCCTCCTTCACTTTATCGAGCTTCAAATACCCGTAAGCCTTCATTTCATACCTTTTATCGGTCATTTCCACTCCCGGTTGCTTCACCATCTCTTCCCACCGTTGTTCTTGATAAGCCAAATCAAATGCCCCATTAGGGGTAGGGAACAATTGCTCAAATGCTTTTAAAGTGTCTATATCTTCTTTTTGGGCAATCATATTTTCTACAGTTTGTGGATGATGGTCTTGAAGCTTTACAGCTTCCTTATAATTTTTTTGACTAATGAGAAGGCTCGTATAGACGTTTTTTTGTTCTTTCGTTAGGTTTTTCTTTGGAATAGATGAAAGCTTTTTTAAAGCCCCTTTCTGCTCTCCTAAAAGAGCCTCCTCATAAACACTAGTTATTTGTTGCTCGAATTTGACTTGTTTTTGTAAATCTTGGATAGTTTCAGCTCGATTGTGAGAAGTAGCCACTGTTGAAAAACATGTAGCTGAAAGGATGAGAAGGGCAAGAACTCCTCCTCCATATATCCATTTTCGCTGATGATTAGATGATGAAACGTTCGTTAGGAGATGTTCTCTGGAAGTAGAAAGACCACCTGAATGCCTCAGATGGTCCGGTACCTGTTCGTTCAGTCTTTCCAGAAAAATTCGCTTTCGCGCTTCTTGTTGATCGTTCATTTTTACACCTGTTAATGTCTTACAGATATGATCCACCACATGAGAAGCAGCACCTGATCCAAAAGATAAGGCTCCACGATAAAACTCTACGCCATCGTTGTCGAGGACAACAAAATCAACCTTAGTTTTTTTCCGTTGCTCTTGGTACTCTTTTTCAATCTGTGATGTGACTTCGCATGCTTCTCCAACCGGCATTTTATGAAATGCCTTCAATTGGTCAATCTGATTTTGCATAAATAGGACAGATAGCATATTTTCCATTCCTTCCTTCTAAAAATGGGCATAGAAAAAAGCTATACAACCCTCGTGTATAGCTTTTCTTAACCACCGAAATGAACATTTGTGTTAACCCCTTCGGCTAACTGGTACGCTCCCATGACAACAATCAAACCAATTGCTCCTCCTACAAACCACGCGATACATTTATGACGACCTCGTTCGCCTCCCAAAATTAAATGGTAGCCTCCTACACAAAACGCAAGTGCTGCGGCTACCATGGCGATTCGTTGCATCCATTTGATAATCGATTTTCCACTTTCAATTAGCCCTGTCATCCCATCTGCGGCTCCCAGTGTTAAATGAGAGGTTAACTGCGTCACATCTACGCTATTCAATAAATCTAACATGTCTTTCACTCCTCTTATTTGTTAATTTTGCATTGCTGGAATACTTGTTGGCTTTACAGAAACTTGTTCATTTTCCTTTGGTTCGCTTTTCTCCTCCTCTTCTCCTTGGCCTGTAAAAGCACTCAAAGCTTGAAGAATTAAATCTTGATTTTCTTCAATGAACTGTTGATGTTGTTGATGAAGCCAATCGTTGTATTTTTGGTCATTGACTTTCAATAACTTCTCGACCAGATCCTTTGACTTCTTTACATCTTTTTGCGAAACAGTCATCTTATCACCACCTTCCAAGGGAAAACATTTATTCTTCAAAGTAGAGTTCTTTTGATGTTTCAATGAAATGAGGTAATTCACTCTCTAATTCAGATGGATCATACTCATCAAGCTTAATCTGTTGCTTTAATTCTCCATCTTTATAAATAGCTAGACTATCAGTACTTTGATCAATGCCATAGTAGGTCCGACTTTTTTTCCAATCATACTTTGGATCACCACTATAGATTTCCTTTGCATCTACATCATTTTCCTTTAAAGCTTTTTTCACCTCATGCATATACACATTCCGTGTATCATCATCAAAAGAATACATAATAAACCCTGTACCATCTTCTTTCATGAACTTTTTCATTTCTAGAGGATGTAATTCTTCTAGTTGACCATTTCCTTGTACTGGACTTGAATTCTGAGAAGAGATCGCTGCCGTTCCAATACCTAATGCAACGATAATCCCTACGGCTGCTGCCACAATTTTTTGTTTACGATTCATCATTCACTCTCCTTTATTCTTAATATTCAGACATAACAAGCGATTCTGAAACCTACCGAGAAGTATACACAGTCTATCGTGCATGTTGGCATCCACTCTGTCATTTCAAGTACTAAAAGGAAATATATACCCGTTTCTGGCTGGAAGGGCAAACCCTATATTGGCATGCATAGTTTTCACTAAGCCCAATAATGCACAACGTTTTCGGCATGTACGAAGAACCTCATGTATCTACTGTTTGGAGTGTTGTCGCTTCTTCGGCGTCACCCTCACGCCACCACTCCTCACAGATCCTGGATACACCGTCATTGTTTTGTTGCTAGATCACCGATGAGTTTTAGGACGCACTCATCGAACCTTATCGTTATCGTATACCTTGATCCCCTTGTGATCGGTTTAGGGGAGGCACGCCATATGAAATTGTCAAAGTTCCCTTACTTGTGCTCTCGGCACGTTTCAAAATCGCTTGTATGCTGCATCTAAGAACTAGCAGGTCTTTTGTAAAACTTCCTTCAATTCCTCGTCTTTCTTTCTTCGCCTGGCGACGATAGTATGTGCCTGATCCATTACTGAGCGTACTTCATAATAAATATCAGCTACACGTTTGATATCGCCCGTTCCTTTTTCTACAGCTACTCCCCCTTTTAACGTATATAACTTTCCATCAAAGGTTTTAGCACTTTTCGCTCGTGCGTCTGATATATCATAGAATGCTAGTCGCTTTTGTGCTTCCATGTTCATCGCCCCTCGTTAAGTATTCTAAAACTTAGTTCATATCCTTATGACCTGGTAAGAAAATATTTTCTAATCTAAGATCCAATGCCTCTGCGATCTTCTTCATATTTTCAAACGTTGGATATTGACGAGTCCCATTTTCGATTTGAGAAATAGTGGGTTGAGAGACTCCTGATAACTGAGCTAGATAGGTTTGACTCCATTTCTTAGATAACCTCTTTTCTCGTATGGTATTTATTTCTAGCACCTCCTTGAACACATTATATTCTATACAGAATATTTTAGTCAATAATTTTTATTCTAATTTTAATATTTTTTACCAAAAACAACCTTTTGTTATTTCTGATATAATTAACTTAAAAATTTTGCAATTGGTGGATGAATTTATGGATCAATTTAACCTTGAACTTGGAAATAATATTAAAAGCTTCAGAAAGTCTATATTTATGTCAACTACTACATTAGCTGAGCTTTCTAGTACTTCACAAGGTACGATAAGCAAGATCGAAAACGGTCATTCAACTTCTGATATTAAAACGTTAATAAGGATTTGTAAGGCATTAGGAGTTACCATCTATGACGTGCTTCCAGAGGATATTTCAAAAGAATTTAAGACAGATAATCCAAACAAAGAACAACTATTTAATATCTTAAATGACTTGTCCCCATCAGAAATTAAAGTCATTTTGGCCTTACTTACAACGGATATAGTACCTATATTGTCTAATCTTTCTCCCGTGATAAAAGCATTTGAACAAATGAGCATAAAAGAAAGAAACCTTTTTACAGACCTTTTAGAATCCATGAAAAATAACTCCTAAATATAGGATATACAACTCCTGAAAGCTTGCATACTGTGATTTTTCATCACCCTATTTTGAAAATAGGGTGATATTTTTTCACCCTTATTTGGGCAAAGGGTGATGAAATGTCACCCTTTGTGGAAACAAAAAAAGTGACTTTTAAAGTCACTTTAAACCACCAGTTTTTACTTTTTTCAGAAGATCTTTTGTATTAGAGACCGACAATTTTTTGAAGATGTTTTTGAAATGTGTTTTCAATGTATTGTCTGATTTGTGTGTCTCTAGCTTGATCTTTTTACGCGAGTATCCTTTTTCAATATATTCAAAAACTTCTCTTTCTGCATTTGTTAAATCTTTAAGCTGCTCCTCAGATTTTAAACGACGAAATTCTTTTAATACAGCTTCGACTGGACTAGGTTCTTTATTGTAATTAGAACGAATGATTTCTGGTATACGATGTACATCCTTTTTCAATATATAATCTGATGCTCCGGCCATAAATGCCTTCTGAATAATGTCTTCCTCTGACATAGACGTTAACATAATAATCTTCGATGTCTTTTCACGCTTTAATTCTAGAGCCGTGTATATTCCATCAAGATTAACTCCTGACAAATTAATATCTACAAGGAAAATGTCTATATTGTTTAAAGCATGGGAAAGAGTTATACCTTCCTCTTGCGTTTGAGCACAGCCTACTAAAATCATATCTTCTTCCCTACCAATTAGGTTTTCCATTATGTTAAGCCAATCTGGATCGTCTTCAATTAGTACTACTCGAATTGGATTTTTCATAAACATCACCCTTTTTTAAATGTATTGGAAAAGTTAATTTGATTGTGGTTCCTTCATCAACCTTACTTTCAACTTTCAAGTCTCCACCAGTGTTAAACATTACTTCAAAGCAATGATTTAATCCCAATCCATAATTTAAGTCACCTTTTTTCTTAGTACTAAAAAAAGGATCAGTAACATATTTCAAATTCTCTGATGGAATACCCATTCCATTATCCGAAAAGCAAACCATTATATTTTTACTATTCTTAGGTGAAATAGTTACCTTTATTTCTCCCCCATCGTCAATTGCTTCAATTGAGTTTTTCAATATATTTATAAACACTTCGTAGGTCTGCGTACGATCACAATATACAGTGTTTTCCTCTGATGAATAGAGTTTTTCAACCTTTATATTTTTCTTGTATAAATCCAATTTTAAATCTTCTAGGCTTTCATCTACTAACTTATTTAAGTCATTTTGACTTTTTATAATCTCTATCTCCTGTGTTTTGTTGTGTATACGCTCAATGATCTCTGTCAAGTGTCTAGAGCTACGGTTAATAATTTCAATTGAATTTTGAGAAGAAGGGTTAAGTTCATCTACGTTTATAGTTTGTAAGCTTGAATTTATTTTATAAATTTGATTCTTTATAGCATGGTTTAACAACTGTGTTCCTTTGTTTATTGCTTCTCTGGTCTTTTTATGAGCCTCTCTCTCGTACCGCAGCTTAATTCCATTAAGAGATCCAGCACCTTTTTTCAATGCTTTCCATAAAAAAATAAAAAAAGCTAATACCAGAAAAACAATCATATAACGCCAATATTGATGATGATTGTCTACTGCTCTTACAATATAATTTAAAATTAAAGCTGATAACATGACAGGAAATGAAATAGAAATTGTAGTAATGCGTTGCTTTTTCTTATTGACATCACTTTCTGTATACCAAGCATATATATGGATCAAACAGGCAGCGATAATATAAGGAACTGCCCAATATAACATAGAGCGAAAATCCGGTATAATATCAGGGTAATACACAGTTGTTTTCACCATAAAGATAATCGGGATAGGCAAAAGATACATACAGATTTGAATAGCTCTTTTCGTGAACTTGTCGCTATAAGTAATAGCCCACATGAGTAATGTGTAAGGAAAAAAATAAATAGAAATAAAGCCCGTTAAAATTCTTAGGTAATATAAAGATGAATCTAATAAAGGAAAATCCATATTAAATTTATCTAATGTAGGGAGGAAAGACTCTATAGTGGCTCTAGAGAGTCCTGCAAGTGCAGCACAAACTAGTACAAGAACACCCCACCGTATAGAAAGTGATTTAGGGTCATAACGATAACTAATAATCGCAAATATTGCACTAATTAAAAAGAGAGCAATCATTTAGTATCATTCCGAATGATATCCATGATCTCTAGTGGACTTCTAACTAAGAAATCAGGATTACTTTTAGATAAAAGCTCCTCTAAATCGTACCCCCAAGTAACAGATATTATCGGAATTTCACTTTTTCTCGCAGCAACAATATCACGATGCTCATCCGCAATAAGGATAATTTCATCTTTTGCTACGTGATGTTTTTTCATGTAATTATTCATTGTTGTATGCCTTCCAAAAAAGCGACTTGATTGAATAATTTCATCAAAATACTCCATGTCGTTCAATTTAAGAAATTTTTCGATATTTTCTTTGGAATTAGCTGAAATTATAACAAGTTTGATTCCAAATTCTTTTAAGTCTTTAAGTACCTTCTTCATTTCTTGATTTACTTCTAATGTTGGAATTGATTTTTTATATCGTTTAACAACATCCATAGTAAGCATAGGAACCTTTAATAAGGGCACCTCATATTCTTTAAAACGCTCTTTTACAGTTAACGCCCTAATTCGATCGCTTTCACTTTGAGGAATTTTTTTGTAGTGATACTTATCAGCAAACTCATTAAATAGATCAAACACAACTTGACCAGAATCTACAATAGTGCCATCAAAATCACAAATAATTGTTTTAAACATCTCTACACTTCCAATTCATTTAACTAATTAATTTTTTATAGAACATTCGTTTCCTTAATCCTATCAAAGTTCTAACCTCTTTCAAATAGAACATAATTACTTTATTTTACATTTAATCCAATTAAATATTTCCTGTATAAATTCTATTTATTGTAATTAAAATACATAATATTCTTATTAACTACATTTTCCTCTCAATAAAAAGATACATTTTCCCTATATTTACATCCTATTTTTCTTAGAATATTCCCATGGATATTTTCATTAATAATAAAAATATCCCAATTCTAGCTATACAACCTGCTCTCTCTAGTAGAATCTGTATCAATGTAATGAAAAAACAGTTTACGAGATTGTGTTGCCCGTCAACATACTCTTTATTACCGGGACATAATGCAGGGCGACATTTAAATTGGGGATTACGAGATTGTGTTGCCCGTCGACATATTCTTTATTACCCGGACATAATGCAGGGCGACATTTAAATTGAGGATTACGGGGTTGTGTTGCCCATCGACATACTCTTTATTACCCGGACATGATGCAGGGCGACATTTAAATTGAGGATTACGGGGTTGTGTTGCCCGTCGACATACTCTTTACTACCCGGACATGATGCAGGGCGACATTTAAATTGAGGATTACGGGGTTGTGTTGCCCGTCGACATACTCTTTACTACCCGGACATGATGCAGGGCGACATTTAAATTGAGGATTACGAGGTTGTGTTGCCCATCGACATACTCTTTATTACCCGGACATGATGCAGGGCGACATTTAAATTGAGGATTACGAGGTTGTGTTGCCCATCGACATACTCTTTACTACCCGGACATGATGCAGGGCGACATTTAAATTGAGGATTACGAGGTTGTGTTGCCCATCGACATACTCTTTACTACCCGGACATGATGCAGGGCGACATTTAAATTGAGGATTACGAGGTTGTGTTGCCCATCGACATACTCTTTACTACCCGGACATGATGCAGGGCGACATTTAAATTGAGGATTACGAGGTTGTGTTGCCCATCGACATACTCTTTACTACCCGGACATGATGCAGGGCGACATTTAAATTGAGGATTACGGGGTTGTGTTGCCCATCGACATGCTCTCTATTACCAGGTACAATACAGATTGATGTAGAATTAGAATAGGGGGAAAACATGTTATTCTAATCAATATAAGTTTCTCAATTAATGCTACATAGATATACTGTGAAATCCTATTACTATCAATAAAAGGAATTTGGTAAAGTACCTTTTATAAAAATGATGTAGCCTTAAAATATTATAACTACTAAAAATCTCTAATTCCCAGTAACTTATTAGTTAGCAAACCATTTTTTCTAAAGAAAATTGGTCTACAAAGGACTTCACTTTACCATATAGAATTCTACATATAAAAGGAGGGTGTCGCTATGGAAAACGACACAACAAGATCTGAAAAAGCATATTGGACAAATGAAGTTGCTAAAAGATTAGACATAGCAGTTACTACGGTACGCAAGTACGCTACTTTGATGGAAAAGCATAATTATAAATTTATACGTAATGAGCATGATCAAAGGGCCTTTTTGGAACGCGACATAATTGTTTTAACAAATATTCAATCCCTGAGTAAATCACCTGGCATTACATTAGAAGAAGCTGTAAAAACTGTCCTCGAGGATATCCCTAAGACCCCTGTGTCGCCACCCGACATAAAGGAGAATGACCAGTTACAAGCTATAATTAAACAATATGGTAATGAATTTACTACACTAAAAAATGAGAATGCTGAGCTAAAAAATATGATGTTAGAATTACAGGATATGATGAGGGAGCAAAAAGAATATATTGCTGTTTCACTTGAAAAACGTGATAAACAAATTACTGAGTTTTATAAAAAGACTATTGAAGAAAAACAAGAGAGAAAAAAAAGTTGGTTCCAGCGTCTCTTTAATAATTAATTACTATTAACGTGATCTTGAGCTAAAGTAATAGTTCAATCAAAACTGTATCGCCCACCGACATAGTATTTTTCCCTAAATAAGATATAAGTTGAGATTAAAATAGTAGTTAGTTACTCATATGTCGCCCTGCGATACAAAATTAAACTACAAGTGCAACATAAGTCGAACTTAAAATAATAACTAGTTATTCATATGTCGCCCTGCGATACAAAATTAAACTATAAGTGCAACATAAGTCGAACTTAAAATAATAATCAGCATTCATATGTCGTCCGGCGATATACGCTCTCTCTCTTAAGTTGAACTTTAGTTCAACTTGTTTTTTTTATACAAGCGATTTTAAAGATTATTTGTCTTACTAAATGATCTTTAAACCCTAATTATTTAATGTTTAGAGATACTTAAATCTCTAAAATCCACGTTGTATGCCTAGTAGGATACTTTTGAATGTAATATAAAATGGAAATTTAACTTTAATACCAAGAAAAGGGATGAGAAACGTTACAGTCATGAACTTATTTTTATTAAAAAAATGGATGTAGAAGGGGATGAGAAAAACTGAGGGGAATAAACAATATTATTTCTAATAGATAAAAACTTATATATCTTTCTTTTTTAGGCAGGGTGAGAAAAAATCACCCTACCCAAACTAA of Priestia megaterium contains these proteins:
- a CDS encoding reverse transcriptase domain-containing protein produces the protein MRSPKIVLENLASHSNKAGYKYKKLYRNLYNPLFFLDAYQNIYASEGNMTAGTDGKTIDGMSTKRISGLVDKLRDFSYQPQPVRRVYIPKKNGKKRPLGIPSVEDKLVQEVIKNLLESIYEPTFSKFSHGFRPEKSCHTALIQVKGTFTGSRWFIEGDIEGFFDNINHHILINILRKRVDDEQFISLIWKFLRAGYLEDWKFHKTFSGTPQGGILSPLLANIYLNELDNFMSRYKSTFDVGKAKKTNPAYSRINHQIKKARKELWEAKGKDEIQEKELAITLRKLLAERERIPQRYPMDENYKRIQYVRYADDFLIGVIGSKEDAYRAKKDIANFLKSELKLTLSEEKTLITNTRHKARFLGYDVKVGRDFHSKRRSDGIKTRAFSLKCELYMPTDLVYSRLFKKGAIKVNQKTGKWKPMHRPELIKLVPLEILRNYNAQIRGTYQYYQLAVNVCHLNSYKYLLEYSMYKTLANKYRTTLSKAKRKFMVNGIFQVSYMTKSGKKTEVLYDKGFRRNKAPITKKDIEKLPSEVSYQSRTSLIQRLMANQCEWCKAEEGSMEVHHVRKLKNLKGKKKWERQMIARNRKTMILCRKCHRDLHNGKLD
- a CDS encoding helix-turn-helix transcriptional regulator, which produces MFKEVLEINTIREKRLSKKWSQTYLAQLSGVSQPTISQIENGTRQYPTFENMKKIAEALDLRLENIFLPGHKDMN
- a CDS encoding helix-turn-helix domain-containing protein codes for the protein MDQFNLELGNNIKSFRKSIFMSTTTLAELSSTSQGTISKIENGHSTSDIKTLIRICKALGVTIYDVLPEDISKEFKTDNPNKEQLFNILNDLSPSEIKVILALLTTDIVPILSNLSPVIKAFEQMSIKERNLFTDLLESMKNNS
- a CDS encoding response regulator, whose translation is MKNPIRVVLIEDDPDWLNIMENLIGREEDMILVGCAQTQEEGITLSHALNNIDIFLVDINLSGVNLDGIYTALELKREKTSKIIMLTSMSEEDIIQKAFMAGASDYILKKDVHRIPEIIRSNYNKEPSPVEAVLKEFRRLKSEEQLKDLTNAEREVFEYIEKGYSRKKIKLETHKSDNTLKTHFKNIFKKLSVSNTKDLLKKVKTGGLK
- a CDS encoding ATP-binding protein, coding for MIALFLISAIFAIISYRYDPKSLSIRWGVLVLVCAALAGLSRATIESFLPTLDKFNMDFPLLDSSLYYLRILTGFISIYFFPYTLLMWAITYSDKFTKRAIQICMYLLPIPIIFMVKTTVYYPDIIPDFRSMLYWAVPYIIAACLIHIYAWYTESDVNKKKQRITTISISFPVMLSALILNYIVRAVDNHHQYWRYMIVFLVLAFFIFLWKALKKGAGSLNGIKLRYEREAHKKTREAINKGTQLLNHAIKNQIYKINSSLQTINVDELNPSSQNSIEIINRSSRHLTEIIERIHNKTQEIEIIKSQNDLNKLVDESLEDLKLDLYKKNIKVEKLYSSEENTVYCDRTQTYEVFINILKNSIEAIDDGGEIKVTISPKNSKNIMVCFSDNGMGIPSENLKYVTDPFFSTKKKGDLNYGLGLNHCFEVMFNTGGDLKVESKVDEGTTIKLTFPIHLKKGDVYEKSNSSSTN
- a CDS encoding HAD-IA family hydrolase, whose translation is MFKTIICDFDGTIVDSGQVVFDLFNEFADKYHYKKIPQSESDRIRALTVKERFKEYEVPLLKVPMLTMDVVKRYKKSIPTLEVNQEMKKVLKDLKEFGIKLVIISANSKENIEKFLKLNDMEYFDEIIQSSRFFGRHTTMNNYMKKHHVAKDEIILIADEHRDIVAARKSEIPIISVTWGYDLEELLSKSNPDFLVRSPLEIMDIIRNDTK